One genomic segment of Arachis duranensis cultivar V14167 chromosome 4, aradu.V14167.gnm2.J7QH, whole genome shotgun sequence includes these proteins:
- the LOC107484540 gene encoding L-type lectin-domain containing receptor kinase IV.1, which produces MHSIAMSLKLLAVLFLQVEMVVVASEDYNTNFIYNNGFQSSNLTLDGIAGITTNGLLKLTNDTKQEKGHAFYPYSVTFKNTTSGFNNEEVFSFSTTFVFAIRSQYPTLSGHGIVFVIAPQRGLPNSLPSQYLGLFDKTNNGNATNHVFGVELDTILSTEFSDINDNHVGIDINDLKSAQSQPAGYYSNSGFKNLSLISGYPMQVWVEYDGVKKQIDVTLAPTNVEKPKKPLLSLTKDLSPILNNTMYVGFSSSTGSVLTSHYVLGWSFKINGQAQPLLISQLPKLPRLGERKESKALTIGVPMISLTVVFVVILAVIYFIRRKKKFSELVEDWEMEYGPHRFKYKDLYFATKGFKEKELLGSGGFGRVYKGVMPASKVEVAVKRVSHESRQGMREFVAEIVSIGRLRHRNLVPLLGYCRRKGELLLVYDYMPKGSLDKYLYNQPRVTLNWNQRFIIIKGVASGLFYLHEEWEQVVVHRDIKASNVLLDAELNGRLGDFGLARLYDHGSDPQTTHVVGTLGYLAPENTRTGKATTMSDVYSFGAFLLEVACGRRPIELVDESENSILVDWVYSCWKNGEILEAKDPNFGTDYRAEEVELVLKLGLLCSHSEPMARPSMRQVVQYLEGDFPLPDLHLLSLSSTGLTFGHYVEDFQEFQLSYPSSSTSKAFSRDTTTTTTSVAASLLSGGR; this is translated from the exons ATGCACAGTATAGCCATGTCTCTAAAGCTTCTTGCAGTGCTGTTTTTGCAGGTGGAAATGGTAGTAGTAGCAAGTGAAGATTATAACACCAACTTCATCTATAACAATGGCTTCCAGTCTTCAAACTTGACCCTTGATGGTATCGCGGGGATAACAACCAACGGTCTTTTAAAACTTACAAacgacacaaaacaagagaaaggTCACGCGTTCTATCCCTATTCCGTTACTTTTAAGAACACCACTTCCGGTTTCAATAACGAAGAAGTTTTTTCTTTCTCAACTACTTTTGTTTTCGCAATACGGTCTCAATACCCAACTCTGAGTGGCCATGGGATTGTTTTCGTGATTGCGCCGCAGAGAGGGCTTCCGAATTCTCTACCAAGCCAGTACCTCGGCCTCTTCGACAAGACGAACAATGGAAACGCAACCAATCATGTGTTTGGTGTGGAACTTGACACCATTCTCAGCACAGAGTTCTCTGATATCAACGATAACCATGTTGGAATCGATATAAATGATTTGAAATCAGCACAGTCACAACCTGCAGGGTATTATAGTAATTCCGGTTTCAAGAATTTGAGCCTTATCAGTGGCTACCCTATGCAAGTGTGGGTGGAATACGATGGTGTGAAGAAGCAAATTGATGTTACTTTAGCACCAACCAACGTTGAAAAGCCGAAAAAGCCCTTATTATCATTGACCAAAGATCTTTCACCGATTCTAAACAATACCATGTATGTTGGATTCTCTTCCTCAACCGGTTCAGTTTTAACTTCCCATTATGTTCTTGGTTGGAGCTTTAAGATCAATGGCCAAGCTCAACCGCTTCTTATTTCTCAACTCCCAAAGCTTCCAAGGCTAGGTGAAAGAAAGGAATCAAAGGCTCTCACTATTGGGGTACCTATGATTTCACTCACTGTGGTGTTCGTGGTGATTCTAGCAGTGATTTATTTcataagaagaaagaagaagttttcggagttggttgaagattggGAAATGGAATACGGTCCTCACAGGTTTAAGTACAAAGATCTTTACTTTGCAACAAAGGGGTTCAAGGAGAAGGAACTTTTGGGAAGTGGTGGATTTGGAAGGGTCTACAAAGGTGTGATGCCAGCTTCTAAGGTTGAGGTTGCTGTGAAGAGGGTGTCCCATGAATCTAGGCAGGGGATGAGGGAATTTGTGGCAGAGATTGTTAGTATCGGCCGCCTCCGCCACCGCAATCTGGTTCCTCTCCTCGGATACTGCCGTCGTAAAGGGGAGTTGCTTCTTGTCTATGACTACATGCCCAAGGGAAGCTTAGACAAGTATCTGTATAACCAACCAAGAGTCACCCTCAATTGGAACCAAAGGTTCATAATCATCAAAGGCGTTGCTTCAG GTCTGTTCTATCTACACGAAGAATGGGAGCAAGTAGTGGTCCATAGAGACATAAAAGCGAGCAATGTATTACTAGATGCAGAATTGAATGGCAGGTTAGGTGACTTTGGTCTTGCAAGGTTGTATGACCATGGAAGTGATCCTCAAACCACACATGTTGTCGGAACACTTGGATACCTTGCACCTGAGAACACCAGAACCGGTAAGGCCACTACAATGTCTGACGTATATTCTTTCGGCGCATTTCTTCTTGAAGTTGCCTGTGGAAGGAGGCCAATAGAGCTAGTAGATGAATCTGAGAACTCAATACTGGTTGATTGGGTTTATAGTTGTTGGAAAAATGGTGAGATTCTTGAGGCGAAGGATCCAAATTTTGGCACAGATTATAGAGCAGAAGAGGTTGAACTTGTGTTGAAACTTGGTTTGTTGTGTTCACATTCTGAGCCCATGGCTAGGCCAAGCATGCGGCAAGTTGTTCAGTACTTAGAAGGGGATTTTCCTCTTCCTGATTTGCATTTGCTTAGTTTGTCTTCAACAGGGTTAACATTTGGGCACTATGTAGAGGATTTTCAAGAGTTTCAATTGTCTTATCCCTCCTCTTCTACTAGTAAGGCATTTTCCCGTgatactactactactactacatcAGTTGCTGCATCACTTCTCTCTGGTGGTCGTTGA
- the LOC107484541 gene encoding uncharacterized protein LOC107484541 isoform X3: protein MPVRVLVESSTPSQVSGANSGHTSFQACTLLGIGQAFSGTQNVSSLQKDEAWRVNVRIQGCDLEHGYLCGTMEALNVPMADTPVVTFWEGEIVDTKNYTFFTGKWEATPEDDIRHWTKFQSFSPLMGQVEVDGGKSLDLSNYPYIFM, encoded by the exons ATGCCCGTCAGAGTATTGGTTGAAAGTTCCACGCCTTCGCAGGTTTCAG GCGCTAATTCTGGCCATACTTCATTCCAAGCTTGTACACTTCTAGGCATTGGCCAG GCCTTTTCTGGGACACAGAACGTTTCTAGCCTACAAAAGGATGAAGCATGGAGAGTAAATGTTCGTATACAAGGATGTGATCTTGAGCATGGTTATCTATGTGGCACCATGGAAGCTCTTAATGTTCCTATGGCCGACACACCA GTTGTAACATTCTGGGAAGGGGAGATTGTTGATACCAAAAATTATACGTTCTTCACTGGCAAATGGGAAGCAAC ACCAGAAGATGATATAAGGCACTGGACTAAGTTTCAATCATTTTCACCCCTCATG GGCCAAGTAGAAGTTGATGGTGGCAAGTCTTTGGACCTAAGCAACTATCCTTACATATTCATG TGA
- the LOC107484526 gene encoding uncharacterized protein LOC107484526, producing MDKLMQNNINDGNTTTNAAPPNVATIPAATNLVSPTASSELAPPVVTRPPAPTPKKRCRSSFVRGNPVPPRGRGSTTRRGLAATTTPPTPTQNAAATPPPPAQPRVVRPDVGSRSQIPASPSNVAVPCSGTGSMPQGPLVRPTLQVQPTAPFRPPIVTRETMAVASPAIQSRFTGFMSTPSLKKKKPSGPSPSKPSTKDKN from the coding sequence ATGGACAAATTGATGCAGAATAACATCAATGATGGAAACACTACAACAAATGCTGCACCCCCTAATGTAGCCACTATACCAGCAGCAACCAACTTGGTTAGTCCAACAGCTAGTTCAGAACTAGCACCTCCGGTTGTCACAAGACCACCAGCACCAACACCAAAAAAGAGATGCAGATCATCTTTTGTAAGGGGCAACCCAGTtccaccaagaggaagaggtagCACCACTCGAAGAGGACTGGCAGCCACTACAACACCTCCAACTCCAACACAAAATGCAGCAGCTACACCACCACCCCCTGCTCAACCTAGGGTTGTCAGGCCTGATGTTGGGTCTAGATCCCAAATTCCTGCATCTCCATCCAATGTTGCAGTCCCATGTAGTGGGACTGGGTCAATGCCACAAGGTCCATTAGTTAGGCCCACTCTTCAGGTCCAACCTACAGCTCCATTTAGGCCACCAATTGTGACTAGGGAGACCATGGCAGTAGCAAGCCCAGCCATACAGAGCAGGTTTACAGGCTTCATGTCTACCCCATccttaaagaagaaaaagccatcCGGACCATCACCATCAAAACCATCAACAAAAGACAAGAACTGA
- the LOC107484524 gene encoding uncharacterized protein LOC107484524, with protein sequence MGTIWLRTVLGETPLTKTIDIRYIIVDCISPYNIILGRPALNTFGAIVSTLHLCVKFPVQDELIATVHADHKEARQCYHTSLKQQELNKAIPARVQAVYSSDDPPPLNKLDPREEFRERPQALDELEKVTFYGSTNKFTYIGNALSGKEKARLIKLLRDNTDLFAWTPIDMPGINPSIICHKLVVDPTVKPMAQKKLNLGEERRQASLEETKKLLSAGFIKEVRFTTWLSNVVMVKKNTGKWRMCVDFTNLNKACPKDAYPLPCIDKLVDSASGFNCLSFMDAYSGYNQILMHPEDQHKTAFITEFGNYCYTVMPFGLKNAGATYQRLMDKMFRNQIGRNIEVYVDDMVAKTSQGNSHCDDLTEVFGQIRAYNMRLNPEKCTFGIQGGKFLGFMLTSKGIEANPEKCAAILDMTSPKTVKEVQKLTGRIAALSRFLPAIADRSFHFFQAISKHKQFTWTNACEESFRKLKAMLMSPQILQSPEEGKPLYLYLSVSNHAISSALVLETGKTQKPVYFVSKVLQPTEQRYPMVEQLALALITTSRRLRHYFQSHTIIVRTDQPLRQILAKPEVAGRLIKWSIELSEFDIQYQPRPALKSQILVDFIAEFTCPHNTAGPSTGMMYVDGASNNEGSGARIILEYEDTIIEQSVRFSFEANNNQAEYEALLAGLNLAIKLQIPRIVVHCDSLLIVQQVNGSFQVKDPLLERYWNMVRKLILTFDKFKIIHVPRGNNQRADILSKLATSRKGTSPKLSQLMLEEPSVNLTYILSMSQELDWRVPIIDYLLHGTIPTSETNPKLFRRQASFYVLVGAELYKRGFSQPLLKCLSKKESAEAMDEVHEGVCGNHIGGRSLAAKLLRAGYYWPTIRKDCINKVKKCDHCQKHATIMHSPAEVLHSTEVTWPFFRWGMDILGPFSTAPGQVMSG encoded by the coding sequence ATGGGAACTATTTGGTTAAGAACTGTTTTGGGGGAAACCCCTCTCACAAAAACGATTGATATTAGATACATCATAGTAGATTGCATAAGCCCATACAACATCATTTTAGGCAGACCAGCTTTAAATACTTTTGGTGCAATTGTATCCACTTTAcatctgtgtgttaagtttcCAGTACAGGACGAACTCATCGCTACAGTACACGCCGACCACAAAGAAGCACGGCAATGCTACCACACTAGCTTAAAACAACAAGAATTGAACAAAGCCATTCCAGCACGGGTACAAGCCGTGTACAGCTCGGATGACCCTCCTCCCCTTAATAAGCTCGACCCAAGGGAGGAATTCCGAGAACGACCTCAAGCACTGGACGAGCTTGAGAAGGTAACGTTTTATGGAAGTACTAACAAGTTTACATACATAGGTAATGCACTTTCAGGTAAGGAAAAAGCTCGACTAATAAAGCTCCTCAGAGACAACaccgacctcttcgcatggacACCAATAGATATGCCAGGCATCAACCCCAGCATTATATGCCATAAGCTAGTCGTGGACCCAACAGTCAAGCCCATGGCTCAAAAGAAGCTCAACTTGGGAGAGGAAAGACGACAAGCATCCTTAGAGGAAACCAAAAAACTATTGTCAGCAGGATTTATCAAAGAAGTAAGGTTCACAACATGGCTGTCAAACGTCGTAATGGTAAAAAAGAACACAGGTAAATGGCGCATGTGCGTCGACTTCACAAACCTTAACAAGGCATGCCCCAAAGATGCATATCCACTACCTTGTATTGACAAGCTGGTAGATAGCGCATCCGGTTTTAATTGTCTaagcttcatggatgcatatTCTGGATACAACCAGATTCTAATGCATCCTGAAGACCAACATAAGACTGCATTTATAACAGAATTTGGAAACTATTGTTACACAGTAATGCCTTTTGGCCTTAAGAACGCAGGTGCAACATACCAGCGACTAATGGATAAAATGTTTAGAAATCAAATTGGGAGAAACATTGAGGTCTATGTCGACGACATGGTAGCCAAAACATCACAGGGGAACTCACATTGCGATGACTTAACCGAGGTCTTTGGTCAGATCCGAGCATATAACATGAGGTTAAACCCGGAAAAATGCACTTTCGGTATACAAGGTGGAAAATTTCTGGGCTTCATGTTGACATCCAAGGGAATCGAAGCAAATCCTGAGAAATGTGCTGCGATACTTGACATGACCTCGCCAAAGACTGTGAAGGAGGTGCAAAAGCTCACAGGAAGAATAGCAGCCTTGTCCCGGTTCCTGCCGGCAATAGCAGACagatcttttcattttttccaaGCAATATCGAAGCATAAACAGTTTACTTGGACAAATGCCTGCGAAGAATCTTTTAGGAAGCTGAAAGCAATGCTGATGTCTCCCCAGATACTACAGAGTCCGGAGGAGGGTAAACcattatatttgtatttatctGTATCTAATCACGCTATAAGTTCGGCTCTTGTGCTTGAAacaggaaaaacacaaaaaccaGTATATTTCGTCAGCAAGGTCCTACAGCCCACCGAGCAAAGATACCCAATGGTAGAGCAACTGGCTCTGGCCCTGATCACCACATCAAGAAGGCTCAGACATTATTTCCAAAGCCACACCATCATCGTGCGGACAGATCAACCCCTTCGGCAAATATTAGCAAAACCGGAAGTAGCAGGAAGGTTGATCAAATGGTCTATCGAATTATCAGAATTCGATATCCAGTATCAACCCAGGCCAGCTTTGAAGTCACAAATCCTGGTGGACTTCATTGCTGAGTTCACCTGTCCACATAACACTGCCGGACCGAGCACAGGGATGATGTATGTTGACGGAGCATCAAACAATGAAGGAAGCGGAGCAAGAATTATACTTGAGTATGAGGACACCATCATAGAACAGTCCGTAAGATTCTCTTTTGAAGCCAACAACAATCAAGCAGAATACGAAGCTTTACTAGCCGGATTAAACCTCGCCATCAAACTACAGATACCAAGAATCGTCGTACATTGTGATTCGCTGTTAATAGTACAACAGGTGAACGGATCTTTCCAGGTAAAGGACCCCTTACTAGAGCGATATTGGAATATGGTAAGAAAACTTATCTTGACATtcgataaattcaaaattattcatGTTCCAAGAGGAAATAACCAGAGAGCGGACATACTATCTAAGTTGGCAACAAGCAGAAAAGGCACTTCGCCCAAACTGTCACAATTAATGCTAGAAGAACCTAGCGTGAAcctaacatatattttaagCATGTCACAGGAACTAGATTGGAGAGTACCCATCATAGATTATCTCCTCCACGGAACAATACCTACCAGTGAGACAAACCCAAAACTATTCCGAAGACAAGCAAGCTTCTATGTGTTGGTCGGCGCCGAGCTATACAAGAGAGGATTTTCACAACCACTCCTCAAATGCCTAAGCAAAAAGGAATCAGCAGAAGCCATGGACGAAGTCCATGAAGGAGTCTGCGGAAATCACATAGGTGGGAGAAGCCTAGCAGCAAAGCTACTCAGAGCAGGTTACTACTGGCCGACCATAAGAAAAGATTGCataaacaaagtaaaaaaatgcGATCACTGTCAAAAACATGCAACGATAATGCACAGCCCTGCCGAGGTGTTGCATAGCACGGAGGTAACTTGGCCATTTTTCAGATGGGGAATGGACATCTTAGGACCATTTTCAACAGCACCAGGtcaggtgatgagcggataa
- the LOC107484541 gene encoding uncharacterized protein LOC107484541 isoform X2, whose protein sequence is MPVRVLVESSTPSQVSGANSGHTSFQACTLLGIGQAFSGTQNVSSLQKDEAWRVNVRIQGCDLEHGYLCGTMEALNVPMADTPVVTFWEGEIVDTKNYTFFTGKWEATPEDDIRHWTKFQSFSPLMGQVEVDGGKSLDLSNYPYIFMRWKEQYFVNVGTDCGLTIAGFYYVCFSCSDGSISGFYYDPNSSPFQKLELKSTNDGRSGFSFPSYELQ, encoded by the exons ATGCCCGTCAGAGTATTGGTTGAAAGTTCCACGCCTTCGCAGGTTTCAG GCGCTAATTCTGGCCATACTTCATTCCAAGCTTGTACACTTCTAGGCATTGGCCAG GCCTTTTCTGGGACACAGAACGTTTCTAGCCTACAAAAGGATGAAGCATGGAGAGTAAATGTTCGTATACAAGGATGTGATCTTGAGCATGGTTATCTATGTGGCACCATGGAAGCTCTTAATGTTCCTATGGCCGACACACCA GTTGTAACATTCTGGGAAGGGGAGATTGTTGATACCAAAAATTATACGTTCTTCACTGGCAAATGGGAAGCAAC ACCAGAAGATGATATAAGGCACTGGACTAAGTTTCAATCATTTTCACCCCTCATG GGCCAAGTAGAAGTTGATGGTGGCAAGTCTTTGGACCTAAGCAACTATCCTTACATATTCATG AGATGGAAGGAGCAGTATTTTGTGAATGTTGGAACCGACTGCGGGTTAACTATAGCTGGCTTTTACTATGTTTGTTTCTCTTGCAGTGATGGATCTATAAGCGGGTTTTATTATGATCCCAACAGCAG CCCTTTCCAGAAGCTTGAATTGAAATCCACAAATGATGGAAGATCAGGTTTCAGTTTTCCATCGTATGAGTTGCAATAG
- the LOC107484541 gene encoding uncharacterized protein LOC107484541 isoform X1, with protein sequence MPVRVLVESSTPSQVSGANSGHTSFQACTLLGIGQAFSGTQNVSSLQKDEAWRVNVRIQGCDLEHGYLCGTMEALNVPMADTPVVTFWEGEIVDTKNYTFFTGKWEATPEDDIRHWTKFQSFSPLMGQVEVDGGKSLDLSNYPYIFMRWKEQYFVNVGTDCGLTIAGFYYVCFSCSDGSISGFYYDPNSRFSSFSYCPFQKLELKSTNDGRSGFSFPSYELQ encoded by the exons ATGCCCGTCAGAGTATTGGTTGAAAGTTCCACGCCTTCGCAGGTTTCAG GCGCTAATTCTGGCCATACTTCATTCCAAGCTTGTACACTTCTAGGCATTGGCCAG GCCTTTTCTGGGACACAGAACGTTTCTAGCCTACAAAAGGATGAAGCATGGAGAGTAAATGTTCGTATACAAGGATGTGATCTTGAGCATGGTTATCTATGTGGCACCATGGAAGCTCTTAATGTTCCTATGGCCGACACACCA GTTGTAACATTCTGGGAAGGGGAGATTGTTGATACCAAAAATTATACGTTCTTCACTGGCAAATGGGAAGCAAC ACCAGAAGATGATATAAGGCACTGGACTAAGTTTCAATCATTTTCACCCCTCATG GGCCAAGTAGAAGTTGATGGTGGCAAGTCTTTGGACCTAAGCAACTATCCTTACATATTCATG AGATGGAAGGAGCAGTATTTTGTGAATGTTGGAACCGACTGCGGGTTAACTATAGCTGGCTTTTACTATGTTTGTTTCTCTTGCAGTGATGGATCTATAAGCGGGTTTTATTATGATCCCAACAGCAGGTTCTCTTCCTTTTCCTATTG CCCTTTCCAGAAGCTTGAATTGAAATCCACAAATGATGGAAGATCAGGTTTCAGTTTTCCATCGTATGAGTTGCAATAG
- the LOC107484525 gene encoding uncharacterized protein LOC107484525, with protein MADNGIQQPTQAELLAQISELQAEVRRIAELSSNNRTTKHGGEDPKSSNQNDTESQKLTPPKEKLTIDNPFSEDIMKFQMPKNFVLPTALEPYKGFGDPRVHIRKFQSMMFFNGASEPILCRAFPTYLDGSALLWFSKLSAGLISSFEELARSFIDYFTASRIYVHGTDYLSTIKQGQHESLKDYMTQFAEATMEIPDLSPKVHLHALKSGLRPGKFQETITVSKPKTLDEFQEKAAGQMEIEELREARKTDKQQPRREEEKTFRSQSSKELKKPFKLNPKFDNYTQFNTKREDIIKEILHAKMIKPPNRAGNYQDQRFVDRPNHCAFHQKFGHTTDDYVAAKDLLERLARQGLLDKYVDGRKNRGGIKTPEIN; from the coding sequence ATGGCTGACAACGGAATACAGCAACCCACGCAAGCTGAGCTCTTAGCCCAGATTTCTGAGCTCCAAGCAGAAGTCCGAAGGATAGCCGAGTTGTCGTCCAACAACCGAACAACAAAACATGGTGGGGAAGACCCCAAGAGCTCAAACCAGAATGACACGGAATCCCAAAAGCTCACCCCGCCAAAAGAGAAGCTGACCATAGATAACCCCTTCTCGGAAGACATCATGAAATTTCAAATGCCAAAAAATTTCGTCCTGCCTACTGCCCTTGAACCATATAAGGGGTTTGGTGATCCTCGTGTCCATATTAGAAAATTTCAATCTATGATGTTCTTTAATGGTGCCTCTGAGCCCATACTTTGTCGAGCTTTTCCTACCTATTTAGATGGTTCTGCATTACTCTGGTTCTCTAAGTTGTCTGCAGGTTTAATCTCTTCTTTTGAAGAACTGGCGAGATCCTTCATTGATTATTTCACTGCGTCAAGAATATATGTGCATGGGACAGACTATCTGAGCACCATCAAGCAAGGGCAGCACGAGAGCCTAAAGGATTACATGACGCAGTTTGCTGAGGCAACCATGGAGATTCCAGATCTGAGCCCAAAGGTCCACCTACACGCTCTCAAGAGCGGCCTCAGACCTGGCAAGTTCCAAGAGACGATCACAGTATCAAAACCAAAGACGTTAGACGAATTCCAAGAAAAAGCCGCTGGCCAAATGGAGATTGAAGAGCTTCGGGAAGCTCGGAAGACAGACAAGCAACAAccgagaagggaagaagaaaagaccTTTAGATCACAAAGCAGCAAAGAGCTGAAGAAGCCTTTCAAACTTAACCCAAAGTTCGACAACTATACCCAGTTCAACACAAAGAGGGAAGACATTATAAAAGAAATTCTACACGCCAAGATGATCAAACCTCCAAATAGGGCAGGCAATTATCAGGATCAGAGGTTCGTAGACAGACCAAATCATTGCGCCTTCCATCAAAAATTCGGCCACACAACAGATGACTATGTGGCAGCAAAGGATCTACTGGAACGGTTGGCAAGACAAGGACTCTTAGACAAATATGTTGACGGGAGGAAGAATAGAGGAGGAATCAAAACACCGGAGATTAACTAA